A genomic region of Salinibacter pepae contains the following coding sequences:
- a CDS encoding DUF4835 family protein — protein sequence MWGLAVLGTLLLASPAGGQELRCRVQIDDSQISGAESEFDFLDDLERQIREYMNQRSWTDDAFRPHERISCSMQIVLQESISLSEFRARLVVTTRRPIYGTSQSSVVARVNDPEWRFEYSRGSSLNHDLDRYNPLTSVLDFYAYLILGYDYDTFSPLGGTPFFDRAQTVADQAEGSGDPGWSSVGTQQTRVQLLSNLRAQRHEPLRRVYYKYHRKGLDRFVQETEAARETLLEVLRTLRTLRDRLSQSDALNLFFATKNQELTAIFEESDLEGQAQGLLVQMDPSHSSQYNRLAE from the coding sequence GTGTGGGGACTTGCCGTCCTGGGGACGCTTTTGCTCGCGTCTCCGGCGGGCGGACAGGAATTGCGCTGCCGCGTCCAGATTGACGACTCGCAGATCAGCGGGGCCGAGTCGGAGTTTGACTTTCTCGACGATCTTGAACGCCAAATCCGGGAGTACATGAACCAACGCTCCTGGACCGACGATGCGTTTCGGCCCCACGAGCGCATTTCCTGCTCGATGCAAATTGTCCTCCAAGAGTCGATCAGCCTGTCCGAGTTTCGGGCCCGGCTCGTCGTCACGACCCGGCGCCCCATTTACGGGACCTCGCAGTCTTCGGTCGTCGCCCGTGTGAACGACCCAGAGTGGCGCTTCGAGTACAGTCGAGGCTCGTCCCTCAATCACGATCTCGACCGGTACAACCCGCTGACGTCGGTGCTCGACTTCTACGCCTATCTGATCCTCGGGTACGACTACGATACGTTCAGTCCGCTCGGCGGAACGCCTTTTTTCGACCGGGCACAGACCGTGGCCGATCAGGCCGAGGGAAGTGGAGACCCGGGCTGGTCCTCGGTGGGGACCCAGCAGACCCGCGTGCAGCTTCTTTCGAACCTGCGCGCCCAGCGCCATGAGCCCCTGCGTCGGGTGTACTACAAGTACCACCGAAAGGGCCTGGATCGGTTCGTGCAGGAGACCGAAGCGGCCCGAGAAACCCTGTTGGAGGTGCTCCGGACGCTCCGGACCCTCCGCGACCGTCTGTCGCAATCCGATGCCCTGAACCTCTTTTTCGCGACGAAAAACCAGGAGTTAACCGCAATCTTCGAGGAGAGTGATCTTGAAGGCCAGGCGCAGGGTCTACTCGTCCAAATGGACCCCTCCCACTCCTCGCAGTACAACCGCCTTGCGGAGTGA